The following proteins are encoded in a genomic region of Synergistaceae bacterium:
- a CDS encoding galactose mutarotase, which translates to MINKSLFGTMPDGRKVYNYTFIDSKGQSVTISEYACAIIETKVFANDGKLYDVTLGYDTLNEYLQDTRNFGAIVGRYANRIALGEFTLNGVTYHLERNNGRNTLHGGVQSFRKKLFTSTLKDNCVEFRLESPDLDCGFPGNFVLTERASFIDGALKMEYEYICDKDTPASITNHNYFNLNGHGNGSIMNHELLINAARYCRADRELLAAWPPVSVEGTPFDFTKPRKIIDGIFTYSPEIINANGGYDHCYETPEHDKPAAIITGDKTGITLEVYSDMPALQFYSGNSIGHTPGKNGAYYNNHEGFALECQQFPNAMNINEPSCPNVIIKAGQLTKCYITYRFK; encoded by the coding sequence ATGATAAATAAATCTTTATTCGGTACAATGCCGGACGGCCGCAAAGTTTATAATTACACGTTTATAGACTCGAAAGGTCAAAGCGTTACGATTTCTGAATATGCATGTGCGATAATCGAGACAAAAGTTTTCGCAAATGACGGCAAATTATATGACGTAACACTCGGTTATGACACTTTGAATGAATATTTGCAGGACACGCGGAATTTCGGGGCAATTGTCGGACGTTATGCGAATCGAATCGCGCTGGGAGAATTTACACTTAACGGCGTAACTTATCATTTAGAGCGAAATAACGGGCGAAATACTTTACACGGCGGAGTTCAGAGTTTCCGCAAAAAATTATTCACTAGCACTCTTAAAGATAATTGCGTTGAGTTCAGGCTTGAGTCTCCTGATCTTGACTGCGGATTCCCCGGAAATTTTGTTTTGACCGAGCGGGCTTCATTTATTGACGGTGCTTTAAAAATGGAGTATGAATATATTTGCGATAAAGACACTCCGGCGAGTATCACGAATCATAATTATTTCAACTTGAACGGGCACGGGAACGGGAGCATTATGAATCACGAATTATTAATTAATGCTGCTCGATATTGCAGGGCCGATCGTGAATTATTAGCAGCTTGGCCGCCTGTCAGTGTAGAGGGGACTCCGTTTGACTTCACTAAACCGCGCAAAATTATAGACGGGATATTTACGTATTCGCCTGAAATAATTAATGCTAACGGCGGTTATGATCACTGCTACGAGACTCCCGAACATGACAAGCCAGCCGCAATTATAACGGGCGACAAAACCGGAATCACTCTCGAAGTATATTCAGACATGCCCGCATTACAATTTTATTCGGGGAATTCAATCGGACATACTCCGGGCAAAAACGGAGCTTATTATAACAATCATGAAGGATTCGCGCTTGAGTGCCAGCAATTCCCTAATGCTATGAATATAAATGAGCCGTCATGCCCTAATGTAATAATTAAAGCAGGACAGCTCACTAAATGCTATATCACGTATAGATTTAAATAA
- the tal gene encoding transaldolase, which yields MKTSIHEAFDLGQSIWLDYISRDLIASGGLKSWIDKGVVGVTTNPSIFENAIAKTQDYDSEIAALAKEGKTPAEIYEILTLQEVGAAADILKPVYDSTNGKDGYVSLEVNPLIASDKNTTISEAKRLFALLNRPNVMIKIPATPEGIAALKECIAGGVNVNSTLIFSQEQYINVARAYIEGANKAGKQIASVASVFVSRVDTAVDAALPKNDDLAGKIAVDGIRLMYQEFKKLFANEKFIQRPLWASTGTKNKAYSDVKYVEDLIGPDTVNTVPPATLDAFVDHGHAALTLENDLNEAESEIKKLSSLGIDFDAICAKLLADGLKAFNAAFESLMEAIKTKATGRSEHTISGAFI from the coding sequence ATGAAAACTAGTATTCATGAAGCATTTGATCTCGGTCAAAGTATTTGGCTTGATTACATAAGCCGTGATTTAATTGCGTCGGGCGGGCTTAAAAGCTGGATCGATAAGGGCGTTGTCGGAGTTACAACAAATCCGTCAATTTTTGAGAATGCAATCGCGAAAACTCAAGACTATGACTCGGAAATTGCCGCGCTCGCTAAAGAAGGCAAGACTCCCGCAGAAATTTATGAGATTTTGACATTACAGGAAGTCGGAGCCGCCGCAGATATTCTTAAACCTGTATATGACTCGACTAATGGCAAAGACGGTTATGTGAGTCTCGAAGTCAACCCGTTAATCGCGTCCGATAAAAATACGACAATCAGCGAGGCCAAGAGATTATTTGCATTACTCAACCGCCCGAACGTCATGATTAAGATTCCCGCAACACCTGAAGGAATCGCGGCACTTAAAGAATGCATTGCAGGCGGCGTAAATGTAAACTCGACTCTTATTTTCTCGCAGGAACAATATATTAACGTTGCAAGGGCATATATCGAGGGTGCAAATAAGGCCGGTAAACAAATTGCGTCAGTTGCTTCTGTGTTCGTGTCTCGTGTTGATACTGCCGTTGACGCTGCACTGCCTAAGAATGACGATTTAGCCGGAAAAATTGCAGTCGACGGAATTAGACTCATGTATCAGGAATTCAAGAAATTATTTGCGAACGAGAAATTTATTCAGCGTCCATTATGGGCAAGCACCGGCACAAAGAATAAAGCATATTCTGATGTCAAATATGTTGAAGATTTAATCGGCCCTGACACTGTAAATACTGTACCGCCCGCAACTCTTGACGCATTTGTTGATCACGGCCACGCGGCATTAACTCTTGAGAACGATTTAAACGAAGCCGAGTCAGAAATTAAGAAATTATCATCACTCGGCATTGATTTCGATGCTATTTGCGCTAAGTTACTTGCTGACGGTCTGAAGGCATTTAACGCAGCTTTTGAGTCCCTTATGGAAGCTATCAAGACTAAAGCAACCGGACGAAGCGAGCATACTATTTCAGGCGCATTTATTTAA
- a CDS encoding FGGY-family carbohydrate kinase, with product MDARELINSAKTALGIEFGSTRIKAILIDYDGRVLASGSHEWENKLINGVWTYDLADVDAGLKSCYSSLRKDIESKYGITPKKFGAIGISAMMHGYIALDSQNKQLAPFQTWRNTNTTESADFLTELFDFNIPLRWSVAHLYQRILDNESHVKNISGVFTLAAYMHYKLTGQKVIGIGDAAGMFPIDSEKLDYDESMISKFDALLSKSGYDFKLRDIFPRVLVAGDNAGNLTQEGAKLLDESGNLEPGIPLCPPEGDAGTGMTATNSVAPRTGNLSAGTSTFAMIVLEHKLSKLHREIDMVTTPSGFPCAMSHANNGTSDLNAWIEIFSEFCNLMGIKADTGELFNKLYTHALSGDKDCGGLLAYGYYSGENITFINEGRPLFARMPNSKFNLANFMLVNLYTSLGAVKLGMDILLKDEGVKLDKIMGHGGLFKTPLVMQKILAAAVNSPVSVLSTASEGGAWGIALLAAYMVDGKKDGKLENYLDSRIFKDLTGEAVSPTPEEVAGFEEFTRHYLAGLEIEKAAINSMKW from the coding sequence ATGGACGCGCGAGAATTAATTAACTCCGCAAAAACTGCACTGGGAATCGAATTCGGTTCGACTAGAATAAAAGCTATATTAATCGACTATGACGGCCGAGTCTTAGCTTCAGGTTCTCACGAATGGGAGAATAAATTAATTAATGGAGTCTGGACTTATGATTTAGCGGACGTTGACGCAGGTTTGAAATCTTGTTACTCTTCATTGCGTAAAGACATCGAGTCAAAATATGGAATAACCCCGAAAAAGTTCGGAGCTATAGGAATCAGCGCAATGATGCACGGTTATATCGCTCTTGACTCGCAAAATAAGCAGCTCGCACCCTTTCAGACTTGGCGCAACACTAACACGACCGAGTCCGCTGATTTCTTGACGGAATTATTTGATTTCAATATTCCCTTAAGATGGTCAGTAGCTCATTTGTATCAAAGAATTCTAGACAATGAGTCCCACGTTAAGAATATTTCAGGAGTATTTACTCTTGCTGCTTACATGCACTATAAATTAACCGGGCAGAAAGTTATAGGAATCGGCGACGCTGCCGGAATGTTCCCGATTGATTCCGAAAAATTAGACTATGACGAGTCAATGATTTCAAAATTTGACGCGTTATTAAGCAAATCGGGCTATGATTTCAAGCTGCGTGATATATTCCCGCGAGTCTTAGTTGCCGGCGATAATGCAGGAAATTTGACTCAAGAGGGCGCGAAATTACTTGACGAGTCCGGAAATTTAGAGCCGGGAATTCCTTTATGTCCACCTGAAGGCGACGCAGGGACGGGAATGACTGCAACAAATTCAGTAGCTCCGAGAACTGGGAATCTTTCAGCGGGCACGAGTACTTTTGCAATGATTGTACTTGAGCATAAATTATCGAAATTACATCGTGAAATTGACATGGTAACGACTCCGTCGGGATTCCCCTGCGCAATGTCTCACGCTAATAACGGAACTAGTGATTTAAACGCTTGGATCGAAATTTTCAGCGAGTTCTGTAATTTAATGGGAATCAAAGCAGACACCGGCGAATTATTTAACAAGTTATACACTCATGCATTGAGCGGCGATAAAGACTGCGGGGGCTTGCTTGCATATGGCTATTATTCAGGTGAAAATATCACGTTCATAAATGAAGGCCGGCCTTTATTTGCGAGAATGCCTAACAGTAAATTTAATCTTGCTAATTTCATGCTTGTGAATCTATATACTTCACTCGGAGCTGTTAAACTCGGCATGGATATTTTACTGAAGGACGAGGGCGTTAAACTTGATAAAATAATGGGACACGGCGGACTCTTTAAGACACCTCTTGTGATGCAGAAAATTTTAGCCGCTGCAGTAAACTCTCCTGTCAGTGTATTATCAACTGCAAGCGAGGGAGGCGCGTGGGGTATTGCCTTATTAGCTGCTTACATGGTAGACGGCAAGAAAGACGGCAAACTTGAGAATTATTTAGACTCGCGGATATTCAAAGATTTAACGGGTGAAGCAGTGAGTCCTACTCCTGAAGAAGTCGCAGGCTTTGAAGAGTTCACGAGGCATTATTTAGCAGGTCTTGAAATTGAGAAGGCCGCAATAAATTCTATGAAATGGTAG
- a CDS encoding transketolase, whose amino-acid sequence MALTKLTGDSLTDEQISSLKAAAKRARAAALTMVSAAKSGHPGGAFSSMEMFLSVYGIANLTPENCSDLNRDYVVISHGHTSAGVYAALSEWGFVDRDEAMAHFRNCGSAFQGHVTREVPGIDWGTGNLGQGLSAGAGFALAQRANKHNGRVYVLMGDGGQTKGQIAEARRIAVKENLTGLVALVDWNDIQISGDRNKVMPCDLKALWAADGWEVVEVDGHSFKDLYSALKNAGSHGKPTVLLCHTVIGKDGLKMEGIPDYHGKPVTPEMYDEIMKHLGEDPATLTKALERRKQGPSYKGRKIDYPSAPVIETGTPFNYEGAKVSDNRGAFGKALADVGKLNYKKDGKTPILVFDCDLKPSVMTGGFMNEAPDNFIQCGIQEHCVATMSGTASIAGVVSLWADFGVFGIDEVFNQQRLNDINHAGNKTVLTHVGLDVGEDGKTHQCIDYVGLLHNTFGWKLVVPVDPNQTDRATRWMLATPGDICLAVGRSKIDGLKEFTGDYKFEYGKAVKLREGKDGSIFALGYTAQIALKAADILSRDKNLNVSVWAVSCPLSPDMDAIKEAAKTGPILTVEDHHVNTGMGAIMILEAVKAGLSLPKIKTLGVNHYGASGTSDQVRVEMGIDADSIVKEFLQVK is encoded by the coding sequence ATGGCATTAACAAAATTAACAGGCGATTCACTCACTGACGAGCAAATAAGCTCACTCAAAGCAGCAGCAAAACGAGCAAGAGCAGCAGCCCTCACTATGGTAAGTGCGGCCAAGTCAGGACACCCCGGCGGAGCTTTCTCAAGCATGGAAATGTTTTTATCAGTTTACGGGATTGCAAATTTGACTCCGGAAAATTGCAGCGACTTAAATCGTGACTATGTAGTAATTTCTCACGGTCATACTTCAGCCGGAGTATATGCTGCATTATCTGAATGGGGCTTTGTTGACAGGGACGAGGCAATGGCACATTTCAGAAATTGCGGCTCAGCTTTTCAGGGTCATGTAACGCGTGAAGTTCCCGGAATCGACTGGGGCACAGGCAACTTAGGGCAGGGACTCTCAGCCGGAGCAGGTTTTGCGCTCGCTCAACGTGCAAATAAACATAATGGCCGAGTTTATGTCTTAATGGGTGACGGCGGACAAACTAAGGGACAAATCGCCGAAGCAAGACGCATTGCCGTGAAAGAAAATTTAACGGGACTTGTAGCTCTTGTTGACTGGAATGATATTCAGATTTCAGGAGATAGAAATAAAGTCATGCCTTGTGATTTAAAAGCGTTATGGGCTGCAGACGGCTGGGAAGTTGTAGAAGTCGACGGGCATTCATTCAAGGATTTATACAGCGCGTTAAAGAATGCAGGTTCACACGGAAAGCCCACCGTTTTATTATGTCATACTGTTATAGGTAAAGACGGCCTCAAAATGGAAGGAATTCCGGATTATCACGGGAAGCCGGTAACTCCTGAAATGTATGACGAGATCATGAAACATTTAGGTGAAGACCCTGCGACTCTCACAAAAGCACTCGAACGACGCAAACAAGGTCCGAGCTATAAAGGCCGCAAAATTGATTATCCTTCAGCACCAGTTATCGAGACAGGCACGCCATTTAACTACGAGGGCGCAAAAGTCAGCGATAATCGCGGGGCATTCGGTAAGGCACTTGCTGATGTAGGCAAATTGAATTATAAGAAGGACGGCAAGACTCCCATTTTAGTATTCGACTGCGATTTGAAACCTTCTGTTATGACTGGCGGATTTATGAATGAGGCTCCGGATAATTTCATTCAGTGCGGTATTCAAGAACATTGTGTTGCTACTATGTCGGGAACTGCGAGTATTGCCGGCGTTGTCTCTTTATGGGCAGATTTCGGCGTGTTCGGCATTGATGAAGTATTCAATCAGCAGAGACTCAACGATATAAATCACGCAGGAAATAAAACGGTTTTGACTCATGTCGGACTCGATGTCGGAGAAGACGGGAAGACTCATCAATGCATTGATTATGTAGGATTATTACATAACACATTCGGATGGAAATTAGTAGTACCTGTTGACCCGAATCAGACTGACAGGGCGACCCGCTGGATGTTAGCAACTCCCGGAGATATTTGTTTAGCAGTAGGACGCAGCAAAATTGACGGCTTGAAAGAGTTCACAGGCGATTATAAATTTGAATACGGCAAAGCTGTTAAATTACGTGAGGGCAAAGACGGATCTATTTTCGCACTGGGTTATACGGCTCAGATCGCATTAAAGGCCGCAGATATTCTTTCACGCGACAAAAATTTGAATGTTTCAGTCTGGGCTGTATCTTGTCCGTTATCTCCTGACATGGACGCAATAAAAGAAGCAGCAAAGACGGGGCCGATTCTCACTGTTGAAGATCATCACGTTAATACTGGAATGGGCGCGATTATGATTCTTGAGGCAGTAAAAGCAGGTCTCTCGCTCCCGAAAATTAAGACACTCGGCGTGAATCATTATGGAGCGTCGGGAACTTCTGATCAGGTCAGAGTCGAAATGGGCATAGATGCCGACTCAATCGTTAAAGAGTTCTTACAGGTGAAATAA